In Choloepus didactylus isolate mChoDid1 chromosome X, mChoDid1.pri, whole genome shotgun sequence, a genomic segment contains:
- the LOC119523631 gene encoding LOW QUALITY PROTEIN: melanoma-associated antigen E2-like (The sequence of the model RefSeq protein was modified relative to this genomic sequence to represent the inferred CDS: inserted 1 base in 1 codon; substituted 1 base at 1 genomic stop codon) — protein sequence MSPVSKNEHHCSAETTADYRDCRGEMQAPNASGSPTFMVLLDTPQGPSDPQVPIELQGASPFQAARGPNNLDVLIDEQSRRLGALKVHDPLEDRSIALVNFMQMKSQIAGSIQQTEMLEFLREYSDQFPEILRRASAHLDRVFGLNLRVLDPQAHTYNLNSKQGPQTIHLKAESLDMPKAGLLALVLGHILLNGNRAREASIWDLLLKIGVLDDPQRINNLLVNTRNLLTTDFVCMQFLEYWPVYGTNPLEFEFLWGSRAHREITKMEALKFVAEAHDEEPWSXPEEYNKALEADRAKERSQAAGLEFWSEDIMNDKANDLVQLAINVTEELLPIHQDELLAYAGKEFEDVFSNILSRATLILDLFYGFCLIEVDTSEHIYLLIQQPESEEEQMMLESLGRPTQEYVMPVLGLIFLMGNHVKEANIWNLLRRFGVDVGRKHAITCKLMRQRYLECRPLSYSNPVEYELLWGPRAHLETXQMKALEYMARLYRKRPQDWPEQYREAVEDEEARATCEATAMLFFGTV from the exons ATGTCTCCTGTAAGCAAGAATGAGCACCACTGCAGTGCAGAGACCACTGCAGATTACAGGGACTGCCGGGGTGAAATGCAGGCTCCTAACGCCTCTGGGTCCCCCACCTTTATGGTACTCCTCGACACCCCCCAGGGACCCAGCGACCCCCAGGTCCCAATCGAACTTCAGGGTGCCAGTCCTTTTCAGGCCGCTCGGGGCCCAAACAACCTCGATGTCCTGATCGACGAGCAGTCCCGACGTTTGGGGGCGCTCAAGGTCCACGACCCTCTGGAAGACAGGTCGATTGCTTTGGTGAATTTCATGCAAATGAAAAGCCAAATCGCGGGGTCCATCCAGCAGACAGAGATGCTGGAGTTCCTCAGAGAATACTCAgatcagttccctgagatcctcAGACGAGCCTCTGCTCACCTGGATCGAGTGTTTGGATTGAATCTTAGGGTTCTTGATCCCCAGGCCCACACCTACAATCTGAACAGCAAACAGGGTCCTCAGACCATCCACCTGAAGGCAGAGTCCTTGGACATGCCCAAGGCAGGTCTCTTGGCCCTTGTCCTGGGCCACATCCTCCTGAATGGCAACCGGGCAAGAGAGGCCTCCATTTGGGACCTGCTGCTAAAGATTGGTGTGTTGGATGATCCCCAGAGGATCAACAACCTCTTGGTGAACACAAGGAACCTCCTCACTACTGACTTCGTGTGCATGCAGTTCTTGGAGTACTGGCCAGTGTATGGCACTAATCCCCTCGAATTTGAGTTCTTATGGGGCTCTAGAGCCCACAGGGAAATCACAAAGATGGAAGCCCTGAAGTTTGTGGCAGAGGCCCATGATGAAGAACCCTGGAGCTGACCAGAGGAATATAACAAGGCCCTGGAGGCTGACAGGGCCAAAGAAAGAAGCCAGGCTGCTGGCTTAGAGTTCTGGTCAGAGGATATTATGAATGATAAGGCAAATGATTTGGTCCAGTTGGCCATTAATGTCACCGAGGAGCTGCTCCCTATACATCAGGATGAGCTATTGGCTTACGCTGGCAAAGAATTTGAGGACGTGTTCTCGAATATCCTCAGTCGAGCTACTCTAATCCTTGACCTATTCTATGGGTTTTGTCTGATTGAGGTTGATACCAGTGAGCACATCTACCTTCTCATCCAACAACCAGAATCAGAAGAAGAGCAAATGATGCTAGAGAGCCTGGGCAGACCCACTCAAGAATATGTGATGCCAGTCCTGGGTTTAATCTTTCTGATGGGCAACCATGTCAAAGAAGCCAACATCTGGAACTTACTTCGGAGATTTGGAGTAGATGTAGGGAGAAAGCATGCCATCACCTGTAAGCTTATGAGACAGCGTTACCTGGAATGCAGGCCACTGTCCTATTCTAATCCAGTTGAATATGAGCTTCTGTGGGGTCCTCGAGCTCACCTTGAAA ACCAAATGAAAGCCTTGGAGTATATGGCCAGGCTTTACAGAAAGCGACCACAGGACTGGCCAGAGCAATATAGGGAGGCTGTTGAAGATGAGGAGGCCAGAGCCACATGTGAGGCAACTGCCATGCTCTTCTTTGGTACCGTGTGA